The Raphanus sativus cultivar WK10039 chromosome 6, ASM80110v3, whole genome shotgun sequence sequence tcaataataaagattttttaatttttaccatttgtcattttaatataaattacattaaaCTTATAGTTTAATGCACCTtcttagacaaaaaaaaaagaagaggaaaaaacAGATGAAAACATCATACgttgtatgtatatataaaatattagaaaactatatttgaccaaaaaatgaAATTCGTTAATTAATTCTTAAAATAACTTACGAGATCCCAAGTGTTATTTCCTAATCTGTCACCTCATGCCAACCTGTCCACCGAGTTAACGACGTGCTTGTGGGATCCTTTAAAAAACTCTTCACTCATCACAACGTACCAAAATCGCCACATCTCAACATCACAGGCTACTCCAGAAAGCAGACGATAATTACCTTTGACATCTCAAGTCTCAAACTCTACATATTTGCATCAAATCTATTAATAGTCGGACAGATCAGATCTCAGTATCCTACATTCATATAACATAACCAATAATGGCTCGCCGCGACGTTCTCCTCCTCTCCGTCCTCCTCGTCATTGCCACCTTCTCCTCAGTCTCATTCGCCGTAAGCTCCCTAAATCTCATCACCAGCACTAGAATATATAACTTGTTTGCCCACCTCTTGAATCTAGATCATGATACCAGATAAGGCCattactagttttttttttgaaagctgGTTTAAAGGTTCATACCACTAGGTTAACAGAATCATTTTCttgaatataacaaaaaaaataattttcttgtttttacaGGACGATGATGCAGAATGTGTCTACACATTCTACCTCAGGACCGGATCGATCTGGAAAGCCGGCACTGAATCGATCATAAGCGCTAGAATCTACGACAAATACGGAGACTACATCGGGATCCGAAACCTAGAGGCATGGGGTGGGCTAATGGGACCAGGTTACAAGTACTACGAGAGGGGTAATCTCGACATTTTCAGTGGGAAAGCACCGTGTCTTCCAAGCCCAGTCTGTTCGTTGAATCTGACCTCCGACGGCTCTGGCGACCACCACGGTTGGTATGTTAACTACGTGGAGGTCACGACGGCAGGAGTCCACGCTAAGTGCTCGCAGCAAAGCTTTGAAGTTGAGCAATGGCTTGCGACCGATACTTCGCCTTATAATCTCACTGCTGTTAGGAATAACTGCCCGGTTTCTCTTAGGGAGAGTGTCGGTCGGGTCGGGTCTGGGATCCGGAAGACTCTCTCTTGGATCGTGTGAATTGATAAATGAAtgaatgtgtgtgtttttggaGACTTGTTCTATGTTGTCTTGTGAACGTGTGATTGcaataaagaaaaatgattcgatcaaataaaattttcagtttttgttgatttaatcaaatatctattattaaaagtgtattttttttcttaacttaaAAAGAGTGTATTTTCATATGTTGAAGTGAAggattaaatattataaagttgttgacaaaaaagaatattataaaagtttttttcatattttaactaGCATATTTAATATTAGAGTGATGGATCTTTAGGTTTGGTCTGCAGGATCAGATCTTCACATGGCTGTCTGTCGGATCTCATTAGCAAAAAGATAGAAAAACACTTACATCAGCTGATATTCAATGGGTAcctaaacaaataaattaaagaaaaattaaaagaattaaGTGAGAAATAATGAAATATATCTAAAAGTGATACTATTATAAACTGTCTACAGAATTTTATCACAGATGTCacaatttaataaatttatttttaaaataaaaattaaaacaactaaattaaattaaaataatattacgtGAGCTGTGAAACTTTTGTTTTCAAAACCAACAAAACAACAATTGTTTTCATTTGGTtccagaaaagaaaagaaaaagccaaACTATAATCTGAATCGTCACTTCTAGTATATAAGAATTAAACTTTTGGGGTTATAAAAAAGATCCAATTACAGGACGCTGGTGGTTTATGCTAATGGAAGAAGCAATTGGGCACTGGCCAAGATCCAGTGGTGAATCTAGGAATTTTGTTTTGTGGcggtataaaataaataaaagagaacTAAATGGAACATGAGGATCTTTGAACGGTGGTATAGGGAGGACAAACATATGACTGAACCAATTATACTACAGAAAACTTGCTAGTTCTAATGCAAATAGATTTATTTCTAGACTATTGTGGGTGCAGCTGCCTCCTCCTTACCCAACGTAGTAGGTTCGCTACTGCCAAGATAATTGTTCGGTTCTGAAGGCCTAGCTTATGGAGCAGGTGAGGTTTTTTGGGTAGGAGAGTTTTCACCGAAGTGAGACAAGAGATAAGTCCAATGATGGGAAGTGGACATTTCCCACGAGAAGGGGTTACAAGAAAGCAGCTTTGGTGAGTGGTCTTCAAGTGATTGACCCACCAATTTCTTTAGTATTGTTCGCAAACAGTCAAACTTGTTATAATGTTGAAGCGAAATCAGGTGTTGGTAAACAATGGACTAGAGCTATATACTATGGAGGACCTGGTGGATGCACAGTTCAATGAGATATATACATAGTCGTTTGAgctatcataaatataaatctatacaTGTACGACTTCATATaggtttaaattttaaaaactgataTTCTGGTTATTCAATAGGAGTATGATTAAACTCATTTTAACTCTTATCTTGAGAATTTGTTTCATACTTTTATGTttccaaattattattattttctcttgAGAGTTAGTccaaaaaacattttattcttgtttattcttttttaaaaaaactaatcgTAAGTATATACAAATGGATATAAGATTATGaacaaactaaataattatggaTAAAACATTAAACATGCAATCATAAACAAATCAATGTTGCTATATTACTTGGAAACGCTAATACCATTTATGGCCATGCcgtggaaaaaaaaacaatgaattaTTGTTGCTATATTACTTATGGATACACTACGGTGGAGGTGGTGGACGTTTGGCAAACGATTCAGAATCAGAAAGAATAAATGTGGTGGAACCGAGAAGAAATGAAAGAACTAGATAGTATAATTTAAAAGAAAGTAGAATagtttatatttcaaaatattatcacAACCTTTTTAATTATACTAATTAAGTTTTTTTGAAATAACACAAATTAAACagcaatttgtttttatttttgggtttgTGTTTATTTATTAGGACTTAAATAGGTTCAAAgcttactttttatttttatattaaatatttcttttgatttaaaatttgaaaagtaatatttttgagagttttcttaattttattttaagtatcTAACTAAATATGTGATGATAATAATAGAAGGAAGCGTGAATTATGATTTTAAAGGAAATAGATTGAGATACaactatataaattaacaaTGTTGAAActatagtattttattaatttataaaaaatacttttagattttatattttagaattaaatgaaaattttgatttaattaagtTTTCTAAATTCGATTTtcctaaatttttattatattatttaatgtatatGTATCATATACACAACTTAAATGTAtgtttagatatattttattaaatatcataaaaatattatgaaattttaagaaaaatagaaataaacacTATTGTGGATATaacacaaataatataatatattacttgtacttatataaactgttaataatttaatgggattatctatttttatgaagttttctacattattattatattattatcacCTCATCTTTTGAACTTGCCTAATTAGAAGGgcaattcttcaaaataaattattttcaaaattttggtacaAAATGAGATCTTAgagaagaaaatgaccaaaatgttttatttaataggtGAAAAAATTGTATACCTTagatctataaataaaaatagataaaaaattattttttagtttcagattatatgttttcaaattcaaaattttataatattttttataattcttttttctaattttctttttaaaatccaaaaatactttttgaaacttaaaaaaatattttttattttataaaattttaaatctcaGTCCCAAATCTCCACTCCTTACTTCTAAATTTGAAggtttagattagttaacccaAAAAATATGAGTGAATATTTATGTCTTTgatgaaatattttggttattttgatcTATAGAGTTTGTTTTTGTGACAACAAACTTTTTAGTGATATCGTAGGGCATTTCTCTAATTAGAAAcctataaatttattaatttatcagatttattaatttattaatattaattatagagTTTCTAATGTAATGGTAAAAGTGTGCAAAACCCTTTCTCAAAATGATAAAAAGGGATAAAAGAGAAATATTGGTTATAGCATCCGAATTAAAATTGAGCCGGCTTCTAGAATCCGGACTAAAGCTGACCCAACCATGCATATAGCGTGGTCATAGTATGGTAGAAATGTGGTTGTATTAGCCTAGGGtatattttgtaacatataAGCGAGGAACATTAACGTAGTCTTATACTATTCAAGTCATATACCGTACAGGAGGAGGGCTTTACTTTGACTTTGTATTTAACTTTATAGTCGTCaccacaaaccaaatcaacAGT is a genomic window containing:
- the LOC108811320 gene encoding PLAT domain-containing protein 2, which produces MARRDVLLLSVLLVIATFSSVSFADDDAECVYTFYLRTGSIWKAGTESIISARIYDKYGDYIGIRNLEAWGGLMGPGYKYYERGNLDIFSGKAPCLPSPVCSLNLTSDGSGDHHGWYVNYVEVTTAGVHAKCSQQSFEVEQWLATDTSPYNLTAVRNNCPVSLRESVGRVGSGIRKTLSWIV